The region tctCTGTTAACTGTTACCTTGCTTCTTAACTACACAAGTGACCGTTGAATCTGGGTAGTTGTTCAGTTACTGTTGTGGTGCTATCTCACCTGCTCTGGTGTGGACTTGGAGAGTACATCTGCACTGGAGTTAGAGCATCCCCAGGTTGAATAAATGTATCTGTTGCTATCCTCACAAGTAAACATGGATAAATGTTACATCCCGTGTCCAGATGAATCCTTCCTCCAACAAGTGGAAACCGGACTGCCCCTGTTTAGCCCGTGGAAACTAACAATACCTTAAGAATTGGCATGTGTAAATTACTGCTTTTAATGCTTATAATAAAGGCAAATAAATGTAAGGATATCATTATtctaaaagaaaagaataataaagtTAATCTGTCAATCAATTACATTTACAGAATTATAaaatgcgttttttttttctagtggCACAGATAGTAGGAATATGATCTCAGAGGTCAGCAGACACTGGTTGTTATGTGTTGGATTTCAGTCCAAGAATCATGACTCTTATTGTCTTGGAGGCCCACCCCGACCTCTTCCTCTCCCAGGTCCAGGTTGAGGCCCTCTGGCATTTCCAGGAGGGGCTCTCCGTGGCCCCGGGGCACGGTTGACAGGCGCTCTGGGGTTTGTGGCAGCCAATGACACATCTTTTTGTAGTTTAACCCCTTTCCCTGCTGCACCTGGCTTAATTTTAGGAGACTTGCTGCCCTTCTCAATTACAACATCTAAGAgacagaaagtaagaaaaatgaGTGGTGAGGCCTCCCTCACAGTATAGGTGCAAATAGTATGATAGCACATGCAATAAAGGAATATGCAAgggtgtgtgcagtgtgtgtgtttaccaggAGGGGGTGGCTCTTCCTCAGTTGGAGGAGGTATCAGAGACTTGTCTGGGAGCAGGTCCTCTAAGTCTTTCATTACTTGATTAGTACTGTCCTTGTTGTTCCTGCGATTCTTCTCCTCATCCCGAGCCTAAACAGTGcaagaataaaacatgagagTCTTCAGTTTTATCAAATATTATATTTAGCAGATTGAAAAATTATGAGAGAATAATTTGCACTATTAACCATTTTCATCTTCCTTTTAAGGTCCAAGTTTGCTTGTTGGTATCCTTTTGACACCGCATTCAGGTAGTAGATGGCCAACCTGTTACACAGTATTATAAATCTTTAAGGTGAGAGCCACTATAAACGGTACAGTAGCTTAGACCATAGCCAGAAAATAATACTCTTAACGAGAGATCCTCAAGTTCTGTGACTAAACTTTCAACAATTGCACCCACTGATTCTGGTATTTTTATTATcttaatgtttaaattaaactaatTTAGGACACAAAATAGAACAAATCAGACTCTTATATTTCCTTATGTCTGAGTCTGGTGCCCCCTTGTGGTAGAACAAGATGAGACACAATGGGAGAAAGCAATTGCTTCCAATTTCATCTTGTACAGGAACATTTTCCTTTGCAATCTCACTATGCCATGACAATATTTGAAAAGAAACTGTAATCAAACAAAGACAATCATGCACACAATCCAGTTAGTGTATACATGATACATAAAAGATGTGAAATGTTGTAATAACCATGGAACTGTACAGTTGTTTTGTGTAGTCAAACTTCATGTTTTTGAATGTCATTATTACTTTTCCATTCAACTCCTGTACATTGAACGGCcttttgtaatttgtaatttgtcaTTTGTAGAAAAGTATTAAACAATTGAATGATACTCACACCATGAGGAGGACAGCAGGCATGATGAGTCCAGGATTAGTTGCATATACAAAAATGTTCCCTATAAAGGAGGGTAGATCCTTATCTATAGTTTCCATGACCACATCATACATCTTCTCTTGACCACTGGAGGAGGGGAATTCATTTTTGGTTAATAAGTTACCAACAAATTGTAATATAAGACTTTTAGTAGTAGTAGTCGTTATTTTTATGTGATTTAGAAACCTGCTGAAGGACCAGAGATCAAAATGACCTTGAGATAATAATTTATATGGTTCATCCTGctaaaatacatttgtgtttgtaaacAGTACCTTGGAAATAAAGGCAACAAATATAAGCTGTCAGGGATTTTCTTTTGAGTACTGTCTCTAAGGGCTACAGTACGGTAAGTAAAAACTGTATCATGGAACAAACATACTACTACTGCATGAAATATTCCTATTGAACTTGTAATGAACAATGTACAAACAAATATACATATAAAAGTACCACTAGCTCTGTTACATAGAAAATAGCTTATAGGCTACTGGAGATGGAAATGTGAAATTGCATCATAAACAAGACACAGCCATGGTAAAGGGTCTCAAATAGCCTTCTTTACTTCGGCAAagttgagctaaatgctaatgacAGGATGCTAACAAGATAAACATTAAATGCTAATATACTTCTAGAAGTTTTTGGGGTATTTTGTTTCTCTAAAATGACTTAGTTCAGCTTGTTAGCATTCTagatgaacacacactgaaaatcaCAGTGAGTATGATCGGAAAAGCATTAGACTTACTTGTTTCAGTAGGGCCTATATAGAAACTTGTCTATGCAGACAAAATTCCATTACAATCCATCCAATTGTTCTGGGAAAGATAGAAATATGACGGAAAATGTCCACTAGCAGAGTGACCATGCTAAAAGCTATCTATAACGCCATATTGttgtgagaggaggggggcatTATTCAGTCTAATTCGGACATCTTGATTAATTAACTCTATATAATGTTTGAGAAAGATTGACTGAGTTTATATTCTGATTAGAGTTATTTTAACATGCAGATGAACTCATCATGAACTAGCCCAACAATCTAATTTTGTGAGATTATTTTATAATTCATCATCATTCAGTTTACCATTTtagtctcctctctctcttactgaCCTGAACGGTCCACAGTCAAAGGATGGGGACAAAGTCATGATGGTGTAGACAACAGGGAGCAGGCTGAGGAACAGCACAAGCAGCAACAGGCCCATGTAGAAGTTGTTAGACCCCGAGGCCTTAAAAACCCGTTCATGAGGAACGTTACAGCACATCACGGCCCAGCACTGGTAGTACATCGAGACCAGCAGACGCAAAACATTCAGACCCACCAGACCTGGACAATAAAACGCTCCCAtcctgagaaaaaaacagcaaggtGAGCATCACTATTAAATAATACTGTGTcaacttttaaacattaattaAGTCAAATCCAATGAGTCTCTGTTTAGTATTTTGAAGTAATAAGTTTGAGTAACGTTTGCTCCAATATCAACAGTCAAacaatttacatatttattagtAAATGCAGGATGATTAGGAGATTAATGAGCTAGAGAAATCatccaataaagaaaaaaaaaaaagcttgtgttGTCATTCACCATATCATTCCTTGATTGAAGATCAGTCCTAGCACATTTCCACTGATGTCAAACTCTCCGTATGAAGGCTGAAATAAACCCAAAAACATGCTTAACATGCTTATTAAGTCAACAATAACTAGGTTGATACACTTTGCGtttgcttctctctctttctgtcttccgcccttcttctctgtctcagtAATTAAGTTCCCATTGCGGTGTCCTGTTTAAATGACTGTTAGGGATCAGCTGTCTTGCCAGATGTCATTGTGTGGTATCAGGTTGACTTGGAAAGACATGGTAGCTATTTGTACTAAAATGTCActcttattttttatcttacatGGATATTGAACTTGCTTAGTGTTTTGTTGGATAGTTTTCAGGTGCCAACAGATTCACAGAggttacacttaaatatatatatatatatatatatatatataattcattccatttttttttacatgatttaaCCAAATGAACAATAAACACAAGTTCCAGGAAACACATTGAcccactgatacacacactgtgagtACTCACAAACCCAGCCTCCAGGTCCCAGCACCAGCAGTAGTTCAAGTAGCGCACGAGGACGGCTCGTATGAAGTCTCCAATCAGGATGGACAAATAGGTCACCTGCATGTCCGATACGATCAGCTTCACAAACTCCTACACAGCATTAGAAGCAAAagagattaaaacaaacacaaaacaggccAAGGAGCTCTGAAattgtgtgtcttctttatgATAAGGCTATGAAATGACACTACTGACTATTCCCACTGCAGTCTCCCAACAGGGTCCTCTGATGGTGTCGGCTGGGTTAACATTCTGGGGAGGCACgtttgtagtgttgtagtgGGAGCTGTAGTTGGCAATGTACTGATTTAAAGCCCATTCAGTGGCATTCTTGATTGCCTTCTCGCTCTCCAACTgaggaaaaccaaaaaaaacctcatagaCAAGGCAAGGAATATCAAATGTATCAAAGTTAACGTGCAACATAAAGTACTGCCTCTCAGGACTTagcacattcaaacacatttagcTATGACTATGCCTTTGGGAGCAACTCTGAGTTCAGTGGCTTGCCCAATGACACTGTGGCATGTAGACTGCAGGGGCTGAGGATCAAACCACCAACTGTCCGACTGAGAAACAAACactctaccactaagccacCCTTTAGGGGATGATATAGTTTTTAGGCttgaaatgaataaagtgttttgcatctttttgtACGTATTGCttatttcttgtacttattgcttGATATCTTAAattcctattctattttattaatatttgatttgtatacaactatatttctactgctatattgtgttTATAGCAACTGTAACAACCGCATTTTCCCATCTGATTCTGAAATGCATATCATTTGTGGTAAGATTGATAGCACTTTCACATCCATCTTGAAAATATGACATACAGCCAGGAgtctgttagcttagcttagtttagcacaaAGAATGGAAACAGCTAGTTAACATCACATGAAAAGATTCTGCAAAATGTAGCACTTGCAAATTTGTATGTAAAATAGATATATTGTACATGTTATCAAATGATTTGTATGGATTAAACAAAGAATATTATATAGCTAGCTATCTTGAATTGTGCTTGAGCAAGGAGACAGATTAGCTGCCTCACCTTtgccagtctttgtgctaagctactGTAGGCTAACAGACTGCCGGCTGCAGTGTTGAAAGAGGTGATCTCTTGATCTTCTCATCTTACTCTCATATCAGTGTACAAACTTTTGCTTAAAAGGTGAAGATTCAGAAAATGACACAGAATAACACTTACTGACTTTTCTGTCATACCTTGGCTGTAACTTCATCAAACAAGGCGAAGAGGAAGGTGTAAAGGTTTCCCAGGAAGAGGGCAAAGATTCGTCCCAGCTGCCACTTGAGGGCAACACGAGGGTGATAGTCCTCCAGCTCTGCAATTGTCTCAAACAGAGGAGGACACACCAGGCCAAGCAGAGACATCACCAACTCCACCTGACACATCGAGCAGGAGAATGGTGGAGTTAGAAAcccactttttttctgtcattttcctCATCTCTCCTAATTTTCAgatgttcttgttttctcttcaaaTGATAACATGAAAGACTGTAAGCCTAAGGGTAGGAAAAATGAAAAGGTTTTGCTTTGACATGCCTCGTTCTTTTCCAACCACGAGAGATCTTCGTTCTCCATATTAGAAAACTCCTGAGAACGTTTCACCACAAAGTAGATGAGAAATCCACTGCCTCCTAGGCTGCACAGGATCAAAAAGTTTGCCAGAACCCTAAGGAACC is a window of Labrus mixtus chromosome 5, fLabMix1.1, whole genome shotgun sequence DNA encoding:
- the tmc2b gene encoding transmembrane channel-like protein 2-B, with translation MPPKRKDDAVIKVEDVGMDVDAVIDSGSEEEARRRAKNRRVRPQRKAKRVSDDEEDEDEEDEEPRRKGRKKKAKPRDSDEEEEEDSRSVKSKSSRASRIKAAKEESEEESEDDRQKKKKRGKGVSKQEKEEQNKEKKGQVKGKEGKDKVGEKDRKKKSGKFSSSSSSDSDSDDQSLSEGEIEALKEQVEEKKKQIATLRNKPWRIKRRLIMLKEAQDFVEKYEGALGKGKGKRLYAFKVMMTKKWIKFKRDFENFKTACIPWERKIKDVESHFGSSVASYFIFLRWMYGLNLVLFGFMFGLVIVPELLMGLPYGSIPRKIVPRAEQDNAMDFSVLFDFRGYCKYSFLFYGYYNSDRTIGVLQFRLPLSYLLVGVGIFGYSLMVVIRTMARNSNEGGDGAEEGEFTFSWKMFTSWDYLIGNPETADNKYASITTSFKESIVDEQESQKDENIHLRRFLRVLANFLILCSLGGSGFLIYFVVKRSQEFSNMENEDLSWLEKNEVELVMSLLGLVCPPLFETIAELEDYHPRVALKWQLGRIFALFLGNLYTFLFALFDEVTAKLESEKAIKNATEWALNQYIANYSSHYNTTNVPPQNVNPADTIRGPCWETAVGIEFVKLIVSDMQVTYLSILIGDFIRAVLVRYLNYCWCWDLEAGFPSYGEFDISGNVLGLIFNQGMIWMGAFYCPGLVGLNVLRLLVSMYYQCWAVMCCNVPHERVFKASGSNNFYMGLLLLVLFLSLLPVVYTIMTLSPSFDCGPFSGQEKMYDVVMETIDKDLPSFIGNIFVYATNPGLIMPAVLLMVLAIYYLNAVSKGYQQANLDLKRKMKMARDEEKNRRNNKDSTNQVMKDLEDLLPDKSLIPPPTEEEPPPPDVVIEKGSKSPKIKPGAAGKGVKLQKDVSLAATNPRAPVNRAPGPRRAPPGNARGPQPGPGRGRGRGGPPRQ